In Allorhodopirellula heiligendammensis, the following proteins share a genomic window:
- a CDS encoding IS4 family transposase — protein sequence MKSQKVVLLVQDTTELDLTRPSSEVEGAGPMGTGRRSGGFMHLMHAFTPDGTPLGSVSAEAWTREPKDDKPKAKRCSSERRMQIKRKPFEEKETHRWLTMSQHCAEVKAHCPETLFVMLADRESDITEVLDYCRSQDQFDWVIRIDGSRFLNKEQFRDRTVAIREERGNRKFLYQKTLDVRGRTAWGSAGLKHRPGKADRSAREVTLNDPRAGHYDGGTVNAVLVRETKPNGKDDPIEYLMLTSLPIKTHKQVDLVIEYYLMRWMIELFFKVLKSGCKIESRRFEHIVRFLPS from the coding sequence ATGAAGTCTCAAAAAGTAGTGCTCTTGGTGCAAGACACCACGGAACTGGACCTGACGCGACCCAGTAGCGAAGTCGAGGGTGCCGGACCAATGGGCACCGGTCGTCGTAGCGGTGGGTTCATGCACTTAATGCACGCTTTCACTCCCGACGGCACACCCCTGGGGAGTGTTTCGGCCGAAGCGTGGACGCGAGAGCCCAAAGACGACAAGCCCAAGGCAAAGCGGTGTTCAAGCGAGCGAAGGATGCAGATCAAGCGAAAGCCGTTTGAAGAGAAGGAGACCCATCGCTGGCTCACCATGTCACAACACTGTGCCGAAGTGAAAGCGCATTGCCCTGAGACCCTGTTCGTGATGCTGGCCGACCGGGAATCCGACATCACCGAAGTGCTCGACTACTGTCGCAGCCAAGACCAGTTTGACTGGGTGATTCGGATTGACGGAAGCCGGTTTTTGAACAAGGAACAGTTTCGAGATCGCACGGTCGCGATCCGAGAAGAACGGGGAAATCGCAAGTTCCTGTATCAAAAAACGCTCGACGTCCGCGGTCGGACGGCATGGGGAAGCGCAGGGCTTAAACATCGACCCGGCAAAGCCGATCGCAGTGCTCGCGAAGTGACGCTGAACGATCCTCGTGCCGGTCACTACGACGGGGGCACCGTCAATGCGGTGCTGGTTCGAGAGACCAAACCGAACGGCAAAGATGATCCGATCGAATACCTGATGCTAACAAGCCTTCCGATCAAGACGCACAAGCAAGTAGACCTTGTCATTGAATATTACTTAATGCGTTGGATGATTGAGCTATTTTTCAAAGTCCTAAAAAGCGGTTGTAAGATTGAGTCACGCCGATTCGAGCACATCGTTCGCTTCTTACCGTCGTGA
- a CDS encoding IS4 family transposase, which yields MIIAWRSLYICRVSRTHADASCEKVYTAAEWKSVWQVVRKIRPPRKPPTLMEMTKIVAELGGYINRKNTGPPGPQSMWLGLQAMHIMAACWMAFGPGADQKCV from the coding sequence ATGATCATCGCTTGGCGAAGCCTGTATATATGCAGAGTCAGCCGGACACACGCCGATGCGTCATGCGAAAAGGTTTACACCGCAGCGGAATGGAAGAGCGTGTGGCAAGTAGTTCGCAAAATTCGGCCACCACGCAAGCCACCAACACTCATGGAGATGACCAAGATCGTTGCCGAACTTGGCGGCTACATCAATCGCAAAAACACGGGCCCGCCGGGACCTCAATCAATGTGGCTCGGACTTCAAGCGATGCATATCATGGCGGCGTGCTGGATGGCATTTGGTCCAGGAGCCGATCAAAAATGTGTGTAA
- a CDS encoding IS4/Tn5 family transposase DNA-binding protein has translation MTSQWVMDEMETADLRDKRLERRLVELLDTLSQASTSSIPAACHDRAEMVAAYRFFDNDKVGFEEVLAPHIDATYE, from the coding sequence ATGACAAGTCAGTGGGTCATGGATGAAATGGAAACTGCCGATCTTCGCGACAAACGCCTCGAACGCAGACTGGTTGAGTTGCTCGACACGCTTTCGCAAGCATCCACCTCAAGTATTCCCGCGGCCTGTCACGACCGGGCAGAGATGGTCGCCGCCTACCGGTTCTTTGACAACGACAAGGTTGGTTTCGAAGAGGTACTCGCACCTCATATCGACGCCACTTACGAGTGA